Proteins from a single region of Streptococcus mitis:
- the metE gene encoding 5-methyltetrahydropteroyltriglutamate--homocysteine S-methyltransferase — protein MSTTIIGFPRLGEFRELKFTTEKYFRKEISEEELLAAAKDLRAKHWNIVKEKGITEIPSNDFSHYDNFLDAAFLFNVVPASVQNLDLSDLERYFALGRGYQGEKGDVRALPMKKWFNTNYHYIVPKFEKDTQVKLAGHKIFDEFQEAKELGLNTRPVLVGPFTFLQLSDFEEGVKAEDFVDSLVAAYQEVFAKLAELGATRIQLDEAALVKDLTAEEKALFLNLYNKLLADKKGLEVLLQTYFGDVRDVYADLVNLPVDAIGLDFVEGKKTLELVKGGFPADKTLYAGIVNGKNIWRNNYEKSLAVLEQIPAENIVLTSSCSLLHVPFTTANEEFEPAILNHFAFAVEKLDEIRDLDAIRNGQGAEALAANKELFATERVGENAELRARIAGLTDADYTRLPAFAEREAIQEEAFKLPALPTTTIGSFPQTKEVRAKRLAYRKGELSQEEYDAFLAETIDEWIKWQEDIDFDVLVHGEFERNDMVEYFGQNLSGYLFSKNGWVQSYGMRGVKPPIIWGDVTRLNPITVKWSSYAQSRTNKPVKGMLTGPVTILNWSFPREDISIKDSTLQIALAIKDEVLDLEAAGVKIIQIDEAALREKLPLRRSDWYEDYLDWAIPAFRLVHSTVAPDTQIHTHMCYSEFTDIIPAIDNLDADVISFEASRSNLEILDELKAKNFQTEVGPGVYDIHSPRVPNEGEIDHTIEAILAKVPSKKVWINPDCGLKTRGIPETKESLIRLVEAAKAAREKL, from the coding sequence ATGTCAACTACAATCATCGGTTTCCCTCGTTTGGGCGAATTCCGCGAATTAAAATTTACAACTGAAAAATATTTTAGAAAAGAAATCTCAGAAGAAGAACTCCTTGCAGCCGCAAAAGACTTGCGTGCTAAACACTGGAACATTGTCAAAGAAAAAGGCATCACTGAAATCCCATCAAATGACTTTTCTCACTATGACAACTTCCTAGATGCAGCTTTCCTTTTCAACGTGGTGCCTGCTTCCGTTCAAAACTTGGACTTGTCTGACCTCGAGCGCTACTTCGCTTTGGGTCGTGGTTACCAAGGAGAAAAAGGGGATGTTCGCGCCCTTCCAATGAAGAAATGGTTCAACACCAACTACCACTACATCGTTCCTAAATTTGAAAAAGACACTCAAGTTAAACTTGCAGGTCACAAGATTTTCGATGAGTTCCAAGAAGCTAAAGAACTTGGTCTCAACACTCGTCCTGTTCTTGTAGGTCCATTCACTTTCCTTCAATTGTCAGACTTTGAAGAAGGAGTGAAAGCAGAGGACTTCGTAGACAGCTTAGTAGCTGCTTACCAAGAAGTTTTTGCTAAATTGGCTGAACTTGGTGCAACTCGCATCCAATTGGATGAAGCTGCTCTTGTAAAAGACTTGACAGCTGAAGAAAAAGCTCTCTTCTTGAACCTTTACAACAAACTCTTGGCTGACAAAAAAGGTCTTGAAGTCTTGCTTCAAACTTACTTCGGAGACGTTCGTGACGTTTACGCTGATCTTGTAAACTTGCCAGTTGATGCTATCGGTCTTGACTTCGTTGAAGGTAAGAAAACTCTTGAACTCGTTAAAGGTGGTTTCCCAGCAGATAAGACTCTCTATGCAGGTATTGTCAATGGTAAAAACATCTGGCGTAACAACTACGAAAAGAGCCTGGCTGTTCTTGAGCAAATTCCAGCTGAAAACATTGTTTTGACTAGCTCATGCTCACTTCTTCATGTGCCTTTCACAACAGCTAATGAAGAATTTGAACCAGCTATCTTGAACCACTTTGCTTTTGCGGTTGAAAAATTAGACGAAATCCGTGACTTGGATGCTATCCGCAATGGTCAAGGAGCAGAAGCTCTTGCAGCTAACAAAGAACTCTTTGCGACTGAGCGTGTGGGTGAAAATGCAGAACTTCGTGCGCGTATCGCTGGCTTGACAGACGCAGACTACACTCGTTTGCCAGCTTTTGCAGAACGTGAAGCTATCCAAGAAGAAGCTTTCAAACTTCCAGCTCTTCCAACAACAACTATCGGTTCATTCCCTCAAACAAAAGAAGTTCGTGCGAAACGTTTGGCTTACCGTAAAGGTGAATTGTCTCAAGAAGAGTACGACGCTTTCCTTGCTGAAACAATTGACGAATGGATCAAATGGCAAGAAGATATCGATTTTGATGTCCTTGTTCACGGTGAATTTGAGCGTAACGACATGGTTGAGTACTTCGGTCAAAACTTGTCAGGTTACCTCTTCTCTAAAAATGGTTGGGTACAATCATACGGTATGCGTGGGGTGAAACCACCAATCATCTGGGGTGATGTCACTCGTCTTAACCCTATCACTGTTAAATGGTCTAGCTATGCACAAAGCCGTACAAACAAACCTGTTAAAGGTATGTTGACTGGACCTGTTACCATCCTCAACTGGTCATTCCCACGTGAAGACATCTCTATCAAGGATTCAACTCTTCAAATCGCCCTTGCTATCAAGGATGAAGTGCTTGATCTTGAAGCTGCCGGTGTGAAAATCATCCAAATCGACGAGGCTGCTCTTCGTGAGAAATTGCCACTCCGTCGTAGCGACTGGTATGAAGACTACCTTGACTGGGCAATTCCTGCCTTCCGCTTGGTACACTCAACAGTAGCACCAGATACACAAATCCACACTCACATGTGTTACTCAGAATTTACAGATATCATCCCAGCTATCGACAACTTGGATGCGGACGTTATCTCATTTGAGGCTAGCCGTTCAAATCTTGAAATCTTGGACGAACTCAAAGCGAAAAACTTCCAAACAGAAGTGGGACCTGGGGTTTACGATATCCACTCACCTCGTGTACCAAATGAAGGCGAAATCGACCACACAATCGAAGCCATCCTTGCTAAAGTGCCAAGCAAGAAAGTTTGGATCAACCCTGACTGTGGTTTGAAAACACGTGGTATTCCAGAAACAAAAGAAAGCTTGATCCGCCTTGTTGAAGCAGCTAAAGCTGCGCGTGAGAAATTGTAA
- the metF gene encoding methylenetetrahydrofolate reductase [NAD(P)H], whose product MSRQTPSLSFEVFPPNPAVGNDNIISALQDMQELAPHFISVTASNNKFNIKETTVRLADFIQNDLAIPTIAHLPAIYLTKDKVAETIADLDKVGVQKILALRGDIIPDVEPQKDFRYATDLIEFIKEQAPHFDIVGACYPEGHPDSPNQISDIQNLKKKVDAGCSSLVTQLFFDNERFYDFQDKCILAGIDVPIHAGIMPILNRNQALRLLKTCENIHLPRKFKAILDKYEHDPESLRAAGLAYAVDQIVDLVTQDVAGVHLYTMNNAETAKYIHQATHALFNHQSLG is encoded by the coding sequence ATGTCACGCCAAACACCGTCACTCTCATTTGAAGTGTTCCCTCCCAACCCAGCCGTGGGTAATGATAACATTATTTCTGCTCTTCAAGATATGCAGGAGTTGGCCCCTCACTTTATCAGTGTAACTGCCAGCAATAATAAATTTAATATCAAGGAAACGACGGTCCGTTTGGCTGACTTTATCCAAAATGATTTAGCGATTCCGACTATTGCCCACTTGCCAGCCATCTATTTGACTAAGGACAAGGTTGCTGAAACTATTGCAGACTTGGACAAGGTTGGGGTGCAGAAAATCTTAGCTCTTCGTGGGGATATTATTCCAGATGTGGAACCACAAAAGGATTTCCGCTACGCAACTGACTTGATCGAGTTCATCAAGGAACAAGCCCCTCACTTTGATATTGTCGGTGCTTGTTATCCAGAAGGTCATCCAGATTCACCAAATCAGATTTCAGATATTCAAAATCTTAAGAAGAAAGTAGATGCAGGCTGTTCGAGCCTTGTAACCCAGCTTTTCTTTGACAATGAGCGCTTCTATGATTTCCAAGACAAGTGCATTTTGGCTGGGATTGATGTTCCTATTCATGCAGGGATTATGCCAATTCTGAATCGAAATCAGGCTCTCCGCCTCTTGAAGACTTGTGAGAATATCCACCTTCCACGCAAATTTAAAGCCATCTTAGACAAGTATGAGCATGACCCTGAGTCGCTCAGAGCAGCAGGACTTGCCTATGCGGTGGACCAAATCGTGGACTTGGTAACTCAGGATGTTGCCGGAGTGCATCTCTACACTATGAACAATGCTGAAACAGCAAAATACATTCATCAAGCAACCCATGCCTTGTTTAATCATCAGTCTCTAGGATAA
- the pnp gene encoding polyribonucleotide nucleotidyltransferase, with translation MTKQVFQTTFAGRELIVETGQVAKQANGSVVVRYGESTVLTAAVMSKKMATGDFFPLQVNYEEKMYAAGKFPGGFMKREGRPSTDATLTARLIDRPIRPMFAEGFRNEVQVINTVLSYDENASAPMAAMFGSSLALSISDIPFDGPIAGVQVGYVNGEIIINPSQEQAERSLLELTVAGTKHAINMVESGAKELSEEIMLEALLKGHEAVKELIAFQEEIVAAVGKEKAEVELLHVDAELQAEIIAAYNSDLQKAVQVEEKLAREAATQAVKDQVTAVYEEKYADHEEFDRIMRDVAEILEQMEHAEVRRLITEDKVRPDGRKVDEIRPLDAVVDFLPRVHGSGLFTRGQTQALSVLTLAPMGETQIIDGLDPEYKKRFMHHYNFPQYSVGETGRYGAPGRREIGHGALGERALAQVLPSLEEFPYAIRLVAEVLESNGSSSQASICAGTLALMAGGVPIKAPVAGIAMGLISDGNNYTVLTDIQGLEDHFGDMDFKVAGTRDGITALQMDIKIQGITAEILTEALAQAKKARFEILDVIEATIPEVRPELAPTAPKIDTIKIDVDKIKIVIGKGGETIDKIIAETGVKIDIDEEGNVSIYSSDQDAINRAKEIIAGLVREAKVDEVYRAKVVRIEKFGAFVNLFDKTDALVHISEMAWTRTNNVEDLVAIGDEVDVKVIKIDEKGRVDASMKALLPRPPKPERDEKGEKSERPHRPRHHKDHKPKKEFTETPKDLE, from the coding sequence ATGACAAAACAAGTGTTTCAAACGACTTTTGCGGGTCGTGAGTTAATCGTAGAGACTGGTCAGGTTGCTAAGCAGGCAAATGGTTCTGTTGTCGTGCGTTACGGTGAGTCAACTGTCTTGACTGCGGCCGTTATGTCTAAGAAAATGGCAACTGGAGATTTCTTCCCTCTCCAAGTCAACTACGAAGAAAAAATGTATGCGGCTGGGAAGTTTCCTGGTGGCTTTATGAAGCGTGAAGGACGTCCTTCAACAGATGCGACTTTGACAGCGCGTTTGATTGACCGTCCAATCCGTCCCATGTTTGCGGAAGGTTTCCGTAATGAAGTACAGGTCATCAACACCGTGCTTTCTTATGATGAAAATGCATCTGCACCAATGGCAGCTATGTTTGGTTCATCCTTGGCACTTTCCATTTCAGATATTCCATTTGATGGACCAATTGCTGGGGTACAGGTGGGCTATGTCAACGGTGAAATCATTATCAACCCAAGTCAAGAACAAGCAGAGCGATCTCTCCTTGAATTGACAGTAGCTGGTACCAAACACGCCATCAACATGGTAGAATCTGGTGCTAAAGAATTGTCAGAAGAAATCATGTTGGAAGCTCTCCTTAAAGGGCACGAAGCAGTTAAAGAATTGATTGCCTTCCAAGAAGAAATCGTTGCTGCAGTTGGTAAGGAAAAAGCAGAAGTAGAATTGCTTCATGTGGACGCTGAATTGCAAGCTGAAATCATCGCAGCCTACAACAGCGACCTTCAAAAGGCAGTTCAAGTAGAAGAAAAATTGGCACGTGAAGCTGCAACACAAGCAGTTAAGGATCAAGTAACTGCTGTTTACGAAGAAAAATATGCAGATCATGAAGAATTTGACCGTATCATGCGTGATGTTGCTGAAATCTTGGAACAAATGGAACACGCTGAAGTGCGTCGTTTGATTACAGAAGACAAGGTTCGCCCTGATGGTCGTAAGGTCGATGAAATCCGTCCTTTGGATGCGGTTGTTGACTTCCTTCCTCGTGTACACGGTTCTGGTCTCTTCACTCGTGGTCAAACTCAGGCTCTTTCAGTCTTGACCTTGGCTCCGATGGGGGAAACTCAAATCATCGATGGCTTGGATCCTGAGTACAAGAAACGCTTTATGCATCACTATAACTTCCCTCAATATTCTGTAGGGGAAACTGGTCGTTACGGTGCGCCAGGTCGTCGTGAAATTGGTCACGGTGCTCTCGGTGAGCGTGCCCTTGCTCAAGTTTTGCCAAGCTTGGAAGAATTCCCATATGCTATCCGCTTGGTAGCTGAGGTCTTGGAATCAAATGGTTCTTCATCTCAAGCTTCTATCTGTGCGGGAACGCTTGCACTTATGGCTGGTGGTGTGCCAATCAAGGCGCCAGTAGCAGGAATCGCCATGGGTCTCATCTCAGATGGAAACAACTATACAGTCTTGACAGATATACAAGGTTTGGAAGACCACTTTGGAGACATGGACTTTAAGGTTGCTGGTACTCGTGACGGGATTACAGCCCTACAAATGGATATCAAAATTCAAGGGATTACTGCAGAAATCTTGACAGAAGCACTTGCTCAAGCCAAGAAAGCGCGTTTTGAAATCCTTGATGTGATTGAAGCAACCATTCCAGAAGTTCGTCCAGAATTGGCTCCAACTGCTCCGAAAATTGATACCATCAAGATTGATGTGGACAAGATCAAGATTGTCATCGGTAAGGGTGGAGAAACCATCGACAAGATTATCGCTGAAACAGGCGTTAAGATTGATATCGACGAAGAAGGAAATGTATCTATCTACTCTAGTGACCAAGATGCCATCAACCGTGCTAAAGAAATTATTGCTGGTTTGGTTCGTGAAGCGAAAGTGGACGAAGTTTACCGTGCTAAAGTCGTTCGTATCGAGAAATTTGGTGCCTTTGTCAACCTCTTTGATAAGACAGATGCCCTTGTTCATATCTCTGAGATGGCATGGACGCGTACCAATAATGTCGAAGACTTGGTAGCAATCGGGGATGAAGTTGATGTTAAGGTTATCAAGATTGATGAAAAAGGACGTGTGGATGCTTCTATGAAAGCTCTTCTTCCTCGTCCTCCAAAACCTGAACGTGATGAAAAAGGCGAAAAGTCTGAGAGACCTCACCGCCCACGTCATCACAAGGACCACAAACCTAAGAAAGAATTTACAGAAACACCAAAAGATTTAGAATAA
- the cysE gene encoding serine O-acetyltransferase, with amino-acid sequence MGWWRETIDIVKENDPAARTTLEVLLTYPGVKALAAHRLSHFLWKHGFKLLARMHSQFWRFWTQIEIHPGAQIDSGVFIDHGSGLVIGETAIVEKGVLLYHGVTLGGTGKDCGKRHPTVRKGALISAHAQVIGPVEIGENAKVGAAAVVVADVPSDVTVVGIPAKIVRVHGQKDEPTIHEVEERREYYVNKLEQAKEASHRSSGL; translated from the coding sequence ATGGGATGGTGGCGCGAAACCATTGATATCGTAAAAGAAAATGATCCAGCGGCCCGCACCACTTTGGAGGTTTTGCTGACTTATCCAGGTGTCAAGGCCTTGGCGGCCCACCGTCTTTCGCATTTTCTCTGGAAGCATGGCTTCAAACTCTTGGCTCGTATGCACAGTCAGTTTTGGCGCTTTTGGACTCAGATTGAGATTCATCCAGGTGCCCAGATCGATTCAGGGGTCTTTATCGACCATGGCTCTGGTTTGGTGATTGGGGAGACAGCGATTGTTGAAAAAGGTGTTCTCCTTTATCATGGAGTGACTCTTGGGGGAACAGGGAAAGACTGTGGCAAACGCCATCCTACCGTTCGCAAAGGAGCGCTTATATCCGCTCATGCCCAAGTCATTGGACCCGTTGAAATCGGTGAAAATGCCAAAGTCGGTGCAGCAGCAGTAGTTGTTGCAGATGTTCCAAGTGATGTGACAGTGGTTGGAATTCCTGCTAAGATCGTCCGAGTTCATGGACAGAAGGATGAGCCAACGATTCATGAAGTTGAAGAAAGACGAGAGTACTACGTTAATAAACTTGAGCAGGCTAAAGAAGCCAGTCACAGATCGTCTGGGCTCTAA
- the cysS gene encoding cysteine--tRNA ligase, translating into MIKIYDTMSRDLREFVPIEDGKVKMYVCGPTVYNYIHVGNARSTVAFDTIRRYFEYRGYEVAYISNFTDVDDKIINRAKEEGITPQEVADKYIAAFREDVTALGVKPATRHPRVVEFMADIIRFVEDLIEKGFAYESQGDVYFRVEKSHNYAKLANKTLEDLELGASGRTDEETGRKENPVDFALWKSAKSGEIFWDSPWGPGRPGWHIECSVMSTEILGDTIDIHGGGADLEFPHHTNEIAQSEAKTGQTFANYWMHNGFVNIDNVKMSKSLGNFITVHDALKTLDGQVLRFFFATQHYRKPINFTEKAVRDAETNLKYLKNTYEQPFTGKVDVKELQTFKDKFVAAMDEDFNAANGITVVFEMAKWINSGNYDASVKEALAAMLEVFGIVFIEEVLDAEIEDLIQKRQEARANRDFATADHIRDQLAAQGIKLLDTKDGVRWTRD; encoded by the coding sequence ATGATTAAAATTTACGACACCATGTCTCGTGATTTGCGAGAGTTTGTCCCGATTGAGGACGGCAAGGTCAAGATGTATGTTTGTGGGCCAACCGTGTACAACTATATCCACGTGGGGAATGCCCGCTCAACAGTGGCTTTTGATACCATTCGTCGCTATTTTGAGTATCGTGGGTACGAGGTTGCCTATATTTCCAATTTTACGGATGTGGATGATAAGATTATCAACCGTGCCAAGGAAGAAGGTATCACGCCTCAGGAGGTTGCGGACAAGTACATCGCTGCCTTTCGTGAGGATGTGACAGCCTTGGGCGTCAAACCTGCGACCCGCCATCCTCGTGTGGTGGAGTTTATGGCTGACATCATCCGCTTTGTGGAAGACTTGATTGAAAAAGGCTTTGCCTACGAGAGTCAAGGAGATGTCTATTTCCGTGTGGAAAAATCTCACAACTATGCCAAATTGGCTAATAAAACCTTGGAAGATTTGGAGCTGGGTGCTTCAGGTCGTACCGATGAAGAAACAGGTCGTAAGGAAAATCCTGTAGACTTTGCCCTCTGGAAATCTGCCAAATCAGGCGAGATTTTTTGGGACAGTCCTTGGGGACCTGGTCGTCCGGGCTGGCACATCGAGTGTTCAGTCATGTCGACAGAGATTTTAGGTGATACCATTGATATTCACGGTGGTGGAGCCGACCTAGAGTTTCCACACCACACCAATGAAATTGCCCAGTCAGAAGCCAAAACAGGTCAGACCTTTGCCAACTACTGGATGCACAATGGCTTTGTCAATATCGATAATGTCAAGATGTCTAAGTCTTTGGGGAACTTTATCACTGTTCATGATGCCCTCAAAACTCTTGATGGTCAAGTGCTTCGTTTCTTCTTTGCGACACAACATTACCGTAAGCCTATCAACTTTACGGAAAAAGCAGTTCGCGATGCCGAGACCAATCTCAAGTATTTGAAGAACACTTATGAGCAACCGTTTACAGGAAAAGTGGATGTCAAAGAGTTACAAACCTTTAAAGACAAGTTTGTAGCAGCTATGGATGAAGATTTTAACGCTGCCAACGGTATCACAGTTGTTTTTGAAATGGCCAAATGGATTAACTCAGGTAACTATGATGCAAGTGTTAAGGAAGCTCTTGCAGCTATGTTAGAGGTCTTTGGAATTGTCTTTATTGAGGAAGTTTTGGATGCAGAGATTGAAGACTTGATCCAAAAACGCCAAGAAGCGCGTGCTAATCGTGACTTTGCGACAGCGGATCATATTCGTGACCAATTGGCTGCTCAAGGGATTAAGCTCCTTGACACCAAAGATGGAGTGAGGTGGACACGTGATTGA